A window of the Roseburia sp. 831b genome harbors these coding sequences:
- a CDS encoding aminopeptidase P N-terminal domain-containing protein, producing MDFKKRREEILNRMEDNSILILYSGIESHVSADEYAPFEANRNFFYLTGLRRDNMILVLDKAAAKPVERLYIEEADPTMERWYGKKVTVEEAKEVTQIERVGFLDEFEPAMDMILTREDVTTVYFDTYRHQYQDLPDYNVVKANEFAAKYPGMKIRNCFPMIAEMRMQKDEDEAALIKDAIALTDEGLKNVMRNLTPGMKEYQAQADFEYSIKRNGADGVSFPTIAGSGMNGTMLHYETNQETCEDGTLLLLDLGAKYKGYCADITRTYPVNGTYSKRQREVYDIVLAANREVAKSAKPGMTTLDLNNICKKVLAEGCIKLGLIEKEEEIGKYYMHGVSHHLGIDVHDVTVDSNKKLRPGAIISDEPGLYIDEWAIGIRIEDDLMITEDGCVVLSEAIMRDADEIEAFMKEHRK from the coding sequence ATGGACTTTAAGAAACGTAGAGAAGAAATTTTAAATAGAATGGAAGACAACTCCATCCTGATTTTATATTCTGGGATTGAATCTCATGTGAGTGCGGATGAATACGCACCATTCGAGGCAAACCGTAACTTCTTTTATCTGACGGGACTTCGCCGCGATAACATGATTTTGGTGTTGGATAAGGCAGCAGCAAAACCGGTTGAGAGACTTTACATTGAGGAAGCAGATCCTACGATGGAGCGCTGGTATGGCAAGAAAGTGACCGTTGAGGAGGCAAAAGAGGTGACTCAGATCGAACGCGTTGGTTTTCTGGATGAGTTCGAGCCGGCGATGGACATGATTTTGACAAGAGAAGATGTGACAACGGTTTATTTTGATACCTATCGTCATCAGTATCAGGATTTGCCGGATTACAACGTGGTAAAGGCAAATGAATTCGCAGCAAAATATCCAGGAATGAAGATTCGTAACTGCTTCCCGATGATTGCAGAGATGAGAATGCAAAAAGACGAGGATGAGGCAGCTTTGATTAAGGATGCGATTGCACTTACAGATGAGGGACTTAAAAATGTCATGCGCAACCTTACTCCGGGAATGAAGGAATATCAGGCACAGGCAGATTTTGAATACAGCATTAAAAGAAACGGCGCAGACGGTGTTTCTTTCCCGACAATCGCAGGAAGTGGCATGAATGGAACCATGCTTCATTATGAGACCAACCAGGAGACTTGCGAGGATGGAACACTTTTATTGTTAGACCTTGGGGCAAAATACAAAGGATACTGTGCAGACATTACCAGAACCTATCCGGTAAATGGTACTTACTCCAAACGCCAGAGAGAGGTATACGATATTGTGCTTGCGGCAAACCGTGAGGTCGCAAAATCTGCAAAGCCAGGCATGACTACGTTAGATTTGAACAATATCTGTAAAAAGGTGTTAGCAGAAGGCTGTATCAAATTAGGTTTAATTGAAAAAGAAGAAGAAATCGGTAAATACTACATGCATGGCGTTTCCCACCACCTTGGTATTGATGTCCATGATGTAACCGTTGATTCCAATAAAAAATTACGTCCGGGCGCAATCATTTCGGATGAACCGGGACTTTACATTGATGAGTGGGCAATCGGAATCCGTATTGAGGACGACCTTATGATTACAGAAGACGGATGCGTGGTATTATCGGAAGCAATCATGCGTGATGCGGATGAAATCGAAGCCTTCATGAAAGAACACAGAAAATAA
- a CDS encoding glycoside hydrolase family 31 protein, translated as MEKLGKRVSYQKAGQQVQIQFEKGTAFVNVLTDRIMNVFLPLETKDHRSKAIEGDKEVPTEFQVAEAEGALVISTSNVVVKVYDDFFVDFYDKNGKLLCADSRDGRVFQSQISERFIEFLKAEGHEVPDATDFDYPVQVIKKIQGDESFYGLGDKTGFLNKRHYEYENWNSDIPQAHTDSYKALYKSIPFLITLRNDCVYGLFFDNTYKSYVNLGKENEGYLYYGADAGNLDYYFIAGETMPEIVEGYTYLTGRTPLPQLWTLGYQQSRWGYECAGDIRDIAEHYRDLKIPCDTIHFDIDYMDGYRVFTWDDKAFGKPGAIIDEIGKQGFKVVTIIDPGVKLDPGYSKYDEGIENHYFATTPEGEVYVNAVWPGDAVYPDYGKPETRAWWADNQKFLLDLGVRGVWNDMNEPASFRGELPEDVVFTDEDRPINHAKMHNVYGHLMSKATYEGLKKYDGKRPFVITRACYAGTQKYSTVWTGDNQSLWSHLQMAVPQLCNLGLSGLAFAGTDVGGFGADCTPELLCRWVQVGCFSPLFRNHSSKGSTYQEPWRFDKQTIDINRKFVELRYRLLPYLYDLFRECEKTGLPIIRPLVLHYEKDEEVKNLNTEFLFGEHILVAPVLEQGATKKMVYLPEGTWYDFETGKEYAGGQYYLVDAPLDVCPMFVKAGSVIPTYDVVQYVGEKPYDTLKLLTYPGKGSYVHYQDNGEDFKYQDGEYALYEFHNENGVLTAAMSHAGYRPYKKITSTNVVTNETTEVVVAK; from the coding sequence ATGGAAAAATTAGGGAAAAGAGTATCGTATCAAAAGGCAGGACAGCAGGTACAGATTCAGTTTGAAAAAGGAACGGCATTTGTAAATGTTCTGACAGACCGGATCATGAATGTGTTTCTTCCGCTAGAGACAAAAGACCACCGTTCCAAGGCGATTGAAGGAGACAAGGAAGTTCCGACAGAATTTCAGGTTGCTGAAGCGGAGGGTGCACTTGTAATTTCAACTTCAAATGTAGTTGTAAAAGTGTATGACGACTTTTTCGTAGATTTCTATGATAAAAATGGAAAACTTCTCTGTGCGGACAGCCGTGACGGACGAGTGTTCCAGTCACAGATTAGCGAACGATTTATTGAATTTTTAAAGGCGGAGGGACACGAGGTACCGGATGCAACCGATTTTGATTATCCGGTTCAGGTAATCAAAAAGATTCAGGGAGACGAGAGTTTCTACGGACTGGGTGACAAAACCGGATTTTTAAATAAGAGACATTACGAATACGAGAACTGGAATTCCGATATTCCACAGGCACATACCGACAGTTATAAGGCACTGTACAAATCCATTCCTTTCCTGATTACATTAAGAAATGATTGTGTGTATGGGTTGTTTTTCGATAACACATACAAATCTTATGTAAACCTTGGAAAAGAAAATGAGGGATATCTCTATTATGGAGCAGATGCCGGAAACCTGGATTATTATTTTATCGCAGGGGAGACAATGCCGGAAATCGTAGAAGGATACACCTATCTGACAGGTCGTACACCACTTCCACAGCTTTGGACACTGGGCTATCAGCAGTCCAGATGGGGCTATGAGTGTGCCGGAGATATCCGCGATATTGCAGAGCATTACAGAGATTTGAAAATCCCATGTGATACGATTCATTTTGACATTGATTATATGGATGGCTATCGGGTGTTTACCTGGGATGATAAGGCATTTGGAAAGCCGGGTGCCATCATCGATGAGATTGGAAAACAAGGTTTTAAGGTAGTTACCATTATCGATCCGGGTGTAAAATTAGACCCAGGGTATTCCAAATATGACGAAGGAATCGAAAACCACTATTTTGCAACGACTCCGGAAGGGGAAGTCTATGTCAATGCCGTATGGCCTGGGGATGCAGTTTATCCGGATTATGGAAAACCAGAGACGAGAGCATGGTGGGCAGACAATCAGAAATTTTTATTAGACCTTGGAGTACGCGGTGTCTGGAACGATATGAACGAACCGGCAAGTTTCCGGGGAGAGCTGCCAGAGGACGTTGTGTTTACAGATGAGGACAGACCAATCAACCATGCAAAAATGCATAATGTCTATGGACATCTGATGTCGAAAGCAACCTACGAGGGCTTGAAAAAATATGATGGAAAACGTCCATTCGTCATCACAAGAGCCTGCTACGCAGGAACACAGAAATATTCAACCGTCTGGACCGGGGATAACCAAAGCCTTTGGTCACATCTTCAGATGGCAGTGCCACAGTTATGTAACCTTGGTTTAAGTGGTCTGGCATTTGCAGGAACAGATGTAGGCGGATTTGGTGCAGACTGTACACCGGAACTTTTATGCAGATGGGTTCAGGTCGGCTGCTTTTCACCGTTGTTCCGAAACCATTCCTCTAAAGGAAGTACCTATCAGGAGCCTTGGCGGTTTGACAAGCAGACCATCGATATCAACCGCAAATTCGTAGAACTGCGTTATCGTCTGCTTCCATATTTATACGACTTGTTCCGTGAATGTGAGAAAACAGGACTTCCAATTATACGTCCGCTTGTGCTTCATTATGAAAAGGATGAGGAAGTAAAAAATCTGAATACAGAATTTTTATTTGGAGAGCATATTTTAGTAGCGCCAGTCTTAGAACAGGGTGCAACGAAAAAGATGGTATATCTGCCAGAAGGAACCTGGTATGATTTTGAGACTGGAAAAGAATATGCGGGCGGACAGTACTATCTTGTGGATGCGCCACTTGATGTATGCCCGATGTTTGTAAAAGCAGGCAGTGTGATTCCAACCTATGATGTCGTGCAGTATGTAGGAGAAAAACCATACGATACCTTAAAACTTCTTACTTATCCGGGAAAAGGAAGTTATGTTCATTATCAGGATAATGGAGAGGATTTCAAATATCAGGATGGGGAATATGCTTTGTATGAGTTCCACAACGAGAATGGTGTGTTGACAGCAGCCATGAGTCATGCAGGCTATCGCCCTTACAAAAAGATTACAAGTACAAATGTAGTTACGAATGAGACGACAGAAGTAGTTGTGGCAAAATAA
- the murC gene encoding UDP-N-acetylmuramate--L-alanine ligase translates to MYKINFNQPIHIHFIGIGGISMSGLAEILLEEHFTVSGSDAKESDLTRHLEHMGVQIFYGQKAENIIDGIDLVVYTAAISETNPEFARAKEVGLPMLSRAELLGQIMDNYKQSIAVAGTHGKTTTTSMISQILLQAKCDPTISVGGILKAIDGNLRVGKSDVFITEACEYTNSFLNFRPKYSIILNVEAEHLDFFKDIQDIRHSFHLFAKNTLENGAIIINGDIEHYEELVKDLAPAILTFGKTASSDFYPENITFNEKACATYDAMFRGEKLMTVSLNVPGMHNVTNSLAAIALAKDLKISDESILAGLSAFGGADRRFQYKGCVDGVTIIDDYAHHPTEIRATLTAAEKYPHKRLVLVFQPHTYSRTKAFLDDFADVLSMADVVVLADIYAAREKNTIGISSKDILTKLEEKGTECYYFPSFSEIENFLLENCVNGDLLITMGAGDIVNVGESLLGK, encoded by the coding sequence ATGTATAAAATTAATTTTAATCAGCCAATACATATCCACTTTATTGGTATTGGCGGTATCAGCATGAGCGGTCTTGCTGAGATTCTTTTGGAAGAGCATTTTACCGTGTCCGGTTCCGACGCAAAGGAATCTGATTTGACCAGACACTTAGAGCATATGGGTGTACAAATTTTCTACGGTCAGAAAGCAGAAAATATCATCGACGGCATCGACCTTGTCGTTTACACCGCTGCAATTTCTGAAACCAACCCGGAATTTGCACGTGCAAAAGAAGTGGGACTTCCTATGTTAAGCCGTGCCGAGCTGCTCGGACAGATTATGGACAATTACAAACAGTCCATCGCCGTTGCCGGTACCCATGGAAAAACAACCACAACTTCCATGATTAGTCAGATTCTGCTTCAGGCGAAATGTGACCCAACCATCTCTGTTGGTGGTATTTTAAAAGCAATTGACGGAAATCTTCGTGTTGGAAAATCCGATGTATTCATCACCGAAGCGTGCGAATACACCAACAGCTTTTTGAATTTCCGCCCAAAATACAGCATTATCCTAAATGTGGAAGCAGAACACCTTGACTTCTTTAAAGATATTCAAGACATCCGTCATTCTTTCCACTTATTTGCAAAAAATACTCTGGAGAACGGTGCCATCATCATCAATGGCGATATTGAACATTACGAAGAACTGGTAAAAGACCTTGCCCCAGCCATTCTTACTTTTGGTAAGACAGCAAGCAGTGATTTTTACCCGGAAAATATTACATTCAACGAAAAAGCCTGTGCAACCTATGACGCAATGTTCCGCGGCGAAAAGCTGATGACGGTCTCCTTAAACGTGCCTGGCATGCATAATGTTACAAACTCTCTTGCAGCCATTGCACTTGCCAAAGATTTAAAGATTTCCGATGAGAGTATTCTCGCAGGACTTTCGGCATTTGGTGGAGCCGACAGACGTTTCCAGTACAAAGGATGCGTGGACGGCGTTACGATTATTGATGATTATGCCCATCATCCAACCGAAATCCGTGCTACCTTAACAGCAGCAGAAAAATATCCACACAAACGTCTGGTTCTTGTATTCCAGCCGCACACTTATTCTCGAACCAAAGCGTTCTTAGATGATTTTGCGGATGTTCTTTCTATGGCAGATGTTGTCGTCTTAGCTGACATCTACGCCGCAAGAGAAAAAAATACCATTGGAATCAGTTCCAAGGATATTCTTACGAAACTGGAAGAAAAGGGAACAGAATGTTATTATTTCCCTTCTTTTTCCGAAATTGAAAACTTTTTACTAGAAAATTGTGTGAACGGTGACCTGTTGATAACCATGGGTGCCGGAGACATTGTAAATGTGGGCGAATCCCTGCTTGGCAAATAG
- a CDS encoding ATP-binding protein, which produces MSLNNSQYDELIRHYNATQLKNQRLHEARVRDAYLKTPALKEIDDAIASCSVAQARKLLDGDAGALDALKSQLKELRAKKKALLTSLGYSDDYFDPVYDCPDCKDTGFIDGKRCHCFKQAAIDLVYTQSNLKEILAKENFTTFSFAYYSDEEVNPATGLSSLATVKNAVKECHYFIDHFDEDSSNLYFYGDTGVGKTFLSNCVAKELLDRGHSVIYFTAFQLFDILGKNVFDKDADAIAANQNIFDCDLLIIDDLGTELANSFTASQLFLCINERALRKKHTVISTNLNVPQLADIYSERVLSRISNSYTLIKLFGDDIRMKKRLH; this is translated from the coding sequence ATGTCACTGAACAATTCACAGTATGACGAACTGATTCGTCATTACAATGCAACACAATTGAAAAACCAACGTTTGCATGAGGCGCGTGTTCGCGACGCTTATTTAAAGACACCAGCTTTAAAAGAAATTGATGATGCAATTGCTTCCTGCTCAGTTGCGCAGGCAAGAAAATTATTAGATGGTGATGCCGGTGCGCTTGACGCATTGAAATCCCAGTTAAAAGAACTTCGAGCTAAGAAGAAGGCATTGTTAACTTCTCTTGGCTATTCTGACGATTATTTTGACCCTGTCTATGATTGTCCTGACTGTAAGGACACAGGTTTTATCGACGGGAAACGCTGTCACTGCTTCAAGCAGGCGGCGATTGACCTCGTGTATACACAATCCAATTTAAAAGAAATTCTTGCAAAAGAGAATTTTACTACGTTCTCTTTTGCATATTATTCAGATGAAGAAGTGAATCCGGCAACCGGTCTTTCTTCTCTTGCTACTGTAAAAAATGCCGTAAAAGAATGTCATTACTTTATTGACCATTTTGATGAGGATTCTTCGAATCTTTATTTCTATGGAGACACTGGCGTTGGGAAAACTTTTCTTTCCAACTGTGTCGCCAAAGAACTTTTGGACCGTGGTCACTCTGTCATTTATTTTACGGCTTTTCAATTATTCGATATATTAGGGAAAAATGTTTTTGACAAGGACGCAGATGCCATTGCTGCAAACCAGAATATTTTTGACTGCGACCTTTTGATCATTGATGACCTGGGAACAGAACTTGCCAATTCTTTTACAGCTTCCCAGCTTTTCTTATGTATCAATGAACGTGCCCTTCGAAAGAAACACACGGTTATTTCAACCAATCTGAATGTACCTCAGCTTGCTGATATTTATTCAGAGCGCGTTCTTTCCCGTATTTCAAACAGCTATACGCTTATCAAACTTTTCGGTGACGATATCCGTATGAAAAAAAGACTTCACTAG
- a CDS encoding ribose-phosphate pyrophosphokinase, with the protein MPNDERNLETLPDGALGLIPLKSCKELGDKVDKYLVGWREKREHEHRGSLAYKDYKRDSYIIPTAVPRFGSGEAKGSIKASVRGYDLYLMVDVTNYSLTYSLCGHENHMSPDDHFQDLKRIIAAVGGKARRITVIIPFLYESRQHKRTSRESLDCALGLQELVAMGVDNIITFDAHDPRVQNAIPLKGFETVQPAYQFIKGICRHVKDLQLDNDHLMIISPDEGGTNRAVYLANVLGVDMGMFYKRRDYSKIVDGRNPIVAHEFLGTSVEGKDVIIIDDMISSGESMIDVATELKKRKARRIFVVATFGLFTDGLAKFDKAVADGIIYKVVTTNLTYQTPELLSREYYINCDMSKYIAYIIDTLNHDSSISDLLDPYDRIQRLVSAYKEEQNN; encoded by the coding sequence ATGCCAAACGATGAAAGAAACTTAGAAACCTTACCAGACGGTGCTCTTGGACTCATCCCATTAAAGAGCTGCAAAGAACTCGGTGACAAAGTAGACAAATACTTGGTCGGCTGGAGAGAGAAAAGAGAACATGAACACCGTGGAAGCCTTGCATACAAGGATTACAAACGTGACTCTTATATTATCCCAACTGCAGTCCCACGTTTTGGTTCCGGTGAAGCAAAAGGATCTATCAAAGCATCTGTCCGTGGTTATGACTTATACCTTATGGTGGATGTCACAAATTACAGTTTAACTTATTCCTTATGTGGTCACGAAAATCACATGTCCCCAGACGACCACTTCCAGGATTTGAAACGTATTATCGCTGCTGTTGGTGGTAAAGCAAGAAGAATTACTGTTATCATTCCTTTCCTTTACGAAAGCCGTCAGCACAAACGTACTTCCCGTGAGTCCTTAGACTGTGCTCTTGGACTTCAGGAACTGGTTGCAATGGGTGTTGATAACATCATCACATTTGACGCTCACGACCCACGTGTTCAGAACGCAATCCCTCTCAAAGGATTCGAGACTGTTCAGCCTGCATACCAGTTTATCAAAGGTATCTGCCGCCATGTCAAAGATTTACAGCTAGATAACGATCACCTAATGATTATCAGCCCGGATGAAGGTGGTACAAACCGTGCCGTTTACCTCGCAAACGTATTGGGTGTCGATATGGGTATGTTCTACAAACGCCGTGATTACAGCAAAATTGTAGATGGACGTAACCCAATTGTTGCTCACGAATTCCTTGGTACTTCCGTAGAAGGAAAAGATGTTATCATCATTGATGATATGATTTCTTCCGGCGAAAGTATGATTGACGTTGCAACAGAGTTAAAGAAGAGAAAAGCAAGAAGAATCTTCGTAGTCGCTACTTTTGGTCTTTTCACAGACGGACTTGCAAAATTTGACAAGGCTGTTGCAGACGGAATTATCTACAAAGTAGTAACAACAAACTTAACTTACCAGACACCGGAATTACTTTCCAGAGAATATTACATCAACTGTGATATGAGTAAATACATCGCTTATATCATTGATACTTTAAATCATGATTCTTCCATCAGTGATTTATTAGATCCTTACGATCGTATCCAGAGACTTGTATCTGCTTACAAAGAAGAACAGAACAACTAA
- a CDS encoding DnaD domain protein produces the protein MAKITLHSDRETTVTSVSNVFIDEYMSNANGEFVKIYLYLLRCMNSSDATFSISAMADKFEHTEKDIKRALNYWERMHLLRLEYDSEKNLTGVCFVDSNESSESESMESSSSVDMEEDAALEKAPATPAPSISNRKQYSADEIMVFQKNDDVAELIFIMEKYLGRPLTSTDTNALLYWFDELGFSTDLIEYLVEYCVTKGHMSVRYMDKVALAWAESKVKTVEDAKKSTNLHSELYFAVLKAFGISGRNLVAAESGYIDKWKNTYGFSSELILEGCRRTMQAIHQPSFEYTDSILSSWRKNNISTLEDVQRSDEAFQKKKSASATRQASTENGASKNKFNNFTQRSYNYDELEKMLLTTNVH, from the coding sequence ATGGCAAAGATTACATTACACAGTGACAGAGAAACAACCGTCACCAGTGTTTCCAATGTGTTTATAGATGAATACATGTCGAATGCCAATGGAGAATTTGTAAAGATTTATCTTTATCTGCTCCGCTGCATGAATTCGTCCGATGCGACGTTTTCCATCTCAGCTATGGCAGATAAATTCGAACATACCGAGAAAGACATCAAGCGAGCCTTGAATTATTGGGAGCGCATGCATTTACTCCGACTGGAATACGATTCTGAGAAGAATCTGACCGGTGTCTGTTTTGTGGATTCCAATGAATCCTCTGAATCGGAAAGTATGGAGAGTTCTTCCTCTGTGGATATGGAAGAAGATGCAGCTTTAGAAAAAGCACCTGCCACTCCTGCCCCTTCGATTTCAAACCGCAAACAGTACAGTGCCGACGAGATTATGGTGTTCCAGAAAAATGACGATGTTGCGGAACTGATTTTTATCATGGAAAAATACCTTGGACGACCACTGACATCGACCGACACCAATGCTTTACTTTATTGGTTTGACGAACTTGGATTTTCCACAGACCTGATTGAATATCTGGTGGAATATTGTGTCACAAAGGGACACATGAGTGTCCGTTACATGGACAAGGTTGCACTTGCCTGGGCAGAATCCAAGGTAAAGACCGTCGAGGATGCCAAGAAATCCACAAATTTACACAGTGAACTTTATTTCGCTGTACTGAAGGCTTTTGGAATCTCCGGGCGTAACTTGGTCGCCGCTGAGAGCGGTTATATTGACAAATGGAAGAATACATACGGATTTTCATCCGAACTGATTCTGGAGGGATGCCGCAGAACCATGCAGGCAATCCATCAGCCAAGCTTTGAATATACTGACAGTATCTTATCCAGCTGGCGGAAAAATAACATTTCAACCCTGGAAGATGTGCAGCGTTCCGATGAGGCGTTCCAGAAGAAGAAATCTGCTTCTGCAACCAGACAGGCTTCCACCGAGAACGGTGCTTCCAAAAATAAATTCAACAACTTTACCCAGCGTTCTTACAACTATGATGAGCTGGAGAAAATGCTTTTAACTACAAATGTACATTAA
- a CDS encoding alanine/glycine:cation symporter family protein produces the protein MERFAEILKQIDDVVWGPVMLVLLVGTGIYLTVRLRFRTWRNLGYAIRSTLSKEARTTKRGDGDISPFSALTTALAATIGTGNIVGVATAMVSGGPGALVWMWISACFGLSSKFSECMLAIKYREVNEKGEMSGGPMYTMKKAFHNKKAGAVLGWLFALFAVIASFGIGNLTQANSISDAIHATFQVPTWVTGLVITVLVLFIIVGGIKTISKVSSVVVPFMAIFYVLAGLLVILINIKNLPAGVAMIFKMAFSFRAAGGGLCGTITASIMNAVHFGVARGIFSNEAGMGSAAITAAAATTDHPVRQGYINMTGTFWDTIVVCTITGLAIASSGVLGMVDETGAYVKGAALTIVAFRTGLGNVGAYLVTGGIALFAFSTILGWEYHGEKAFEYLLGTHKYNMVYRIVFSLIVYVGATTAFDIVWDFSDIANALMAVPNLICLLVLSGEIAKDVEEFEHILKKERQK, from the coding sequence ATGGAAAGATTCGCAGAGATATTAAAACAGATTGATGATGTGGTGTGGGGGCCTGTGATGCTTGTTTTGCTTGTGGGAACCGGAATTTATCTCACCGTGCGTTTACGGTTTCGCACCTGGCGCAATTTAGGATATGCAATTCGTTCTACCTTAAGTAAAGAGGCACGGACAACCAAAAGAGGGGACGGCGATATTTCCCCGTTTTCTGCATTGACAACTGCGCTTGCAGCTACAATCGGAACCGGAAATATTGTCGGGGTTGCAACCGCCATGGTATCCGGTGGACCGGGGGCACTTGTGTGGATGTGGATTTCCGCATGCTTTGGTTTGTCCTCGAAATTCAGTGAGTGTATGCTGGCAATCAAATACCGTGAGGTAAATGAAAAAGGTGAAATGTCCGGTGGCCCGATGTACACCATGAAAAAGGCATTTCACAACAAAAAGGCCGGAGCGGTATTAGGCTGGCTGTTTGCGCTATTTGCAGTCATTGCCTCTTTTGGTATAGGCAATCTGACGCAGGCAAATTCCATATCGGACGCAATTCATGCAACATTTCAGGTGCCAACCTGGGTGACCGGTCTTGTAATCACCGTTTTGGTTTTATTTATCATTGTCGGTGGAATTAAAACGATTTCCAAAGTATCGTCCGTTGTAGTTCCGTTTATGGCAATCTTTTACGTTCTTGCAGGGCTGCTTGTAATACTCATAAATATTAAAAATCTTCCGGCAGGTGTTGCGATGATTTTTAAAATGGCATTTTCGTTCCGTGCAGCAGGAGGCGGTCTATGTGGAACAATTACAGCATCCATCATGAATGCGGTTCATTTTGGGGTGGCGCGTGGTATCTTTTCCAATGAAGCTGGAATGGGTTCTGCCGCAATCACTGCAGCGGCAGCAACAACAGATCATCCTGTACGGCAGGGCTATATCAATATGACGGGAACATTTTGGGATACGATTGTAGTGTGTACCATAACAGGACTTGCAATCGCAAGTTCCGGTGTGTTAGGCATGGTGGACGAAACGGGAGCGTATGTCAAAGGTGCAGCACTTACGATTGTGGCCTTTCGAACTGGTCTGGGAAATGTCGGCGCATATCTTGTGACAGGAGGAATTGCGCTGTTCGCATTTTCGACAATTTTAGGATGGGAGTATCATGGAGAAAAGGCGTTTGAATATTTATTAGGAACGCATAAATATAATATGGTGTATCGAATTGTATTTTCATTGATTGTATATGTTGGTGCCACAACAGCATTTGACATTGTCTGGGATTTTTCGGATATCGCAAATGCATTGATGGCAGTTCCGAATCTGATTTGTTTATTAGTGTTGAGTGGTGAAATCGCAAAAGATGTAGAAGAATTTGAACACATTTTGAAGAAGGAACGGCAAAAATAA
- a CDS encoding DUF6465 family protein, with product MQKKTVAATKLNETKAVRVVVEPKPVEVESTVKVSDVTQTAKAVVADTKEAAKETGAKVAAKVEEKKEAVKAVAKSAAAKKKATKSAEKEPLKPEVFIQFQGREAVIDDVVSKATAQYVAEGHRASSIKSLQVYLKPEDYAAYYVINQKFAGKIDLF from the coding sequence ATGCAGAAAAAGACAGTAGCAGCAACAAAACTTAATGAGACTAAGGCAGTGAGAGTAGTGGTAGAGCCTAAGCCTGTTGAAGTGGAAAGTACTGTAAAAGTAAGTGATGTAACCCAGACAGCCAAGGCAGTAGTGGCAGACACGAAGGAAGCAGCAAAAGAGACCGGAGCAAAGGTCGCAGCCAAAGTGGAAGAAAAGAAAGAAGCAGTGAAAGCAGTGGCAAAGAGCGCAGCAGCGAAGAAGAAAGCCACAAAATCAGCAGAAAAGGAGCCTCTGAAACCAGAAGTATTCATACAGTTCCAGGGACGTGAAGCAGTGATTGATGATGTTGTGTCAAAGGCAACTGCACAGTATGTAGCAGAAGGACACAGAGCATCTTCCATTAAATCGCTTCAGGTTTACCTAAAACCAGAAGATTACGCAGCTTATTATGTGATTAATCAGAAGTTTGCAGGAAAAATTGACTTGTTTTAG
- a CDS encoding HPr family phosphocarrier protein codes for MSRKEIIVSNVSEQHKNPIAELVQVACRFDSNITLESNNRKINAKSIMGIMAFNPSSGMKVDIVAEGSDEEEALVAMEKFLVCE; via the coding sequence ATGAGTAGGAAAGAAATTATTGTATCGAATGTTTCTGAACAGCATAAAAACCCAATTGCAGAGTTAGTACAGGTTGCATGTCGTTTTGATAGCAATATTACATTAGAAAGCAACAATCGTAAGATTAATGCAAAAAGTATTATGGGAATTATGGCATTTAATCCCTCTTCTGGCATGAAAGTAGACATCGTGGCAGAGGGAAGCGATGAAGAAGAAGCATTAGTAGCAATGGAGAAGTTTTTAGTGTGTGAGTAG